A genomic segment from Thermothielavioides terrestris NRRL 8126 chromosome 4, complete sequence encodes:
- a CDS encoding 60S ribosomal protein L2 (Contains conserved domain PTZ00180[PTZ00180], 60S ribosomal protein L2), whose product MGRVIRNQRKGRGSIFTANTRLRKAPAKFRSLDYAERHGYIRGIVKEIIHDPGRGAPLARVVFNSPYRFKKVTETFIANEGMYTGQFIYAGKNAALTVGNILPLASVPEGTVVSNVEEKPGDRGALGRTSGNYVTVVGHNPDEGKTRIKLPSGAKKVVSSNARGMIGIVAGGGRTDKPLLKASRAKHKFAVKRNRWPKTRGVAMNPVDHPHGGGNHQHIGKASTISRYAAQGQKAGLIAARRTGLLRGTQKTKE is encoded by the exons ATGGGTCGCGTT ATCCGCAACCAGCGTAAGGGCCGCGGCAGCATCTTCACTGCCAACACCCGCCTGCGGAAGGCCCCGGCGAAGTTCCGCAGCCTCGACTATGCCGAGCGCCATGGCTACATCCGGGGTATCGTGAAGGAAATCATCCACGACCCCGGCCGTGGCGCGCCCCTCGCTCGCGTTGTCTTCAACTCCCCGTACAGGTTTAAGAAGGTCACCGAGACCTTCATCGCCAACGAGGGCATGTACACCGGCCAGTTCATCTACGCCGGCAAGAACGCCGCCCTGACCGTCGGCAACATCCTCCCCCTCGCCTCCGTCCCCGAAGGTACCGTCGTGTCCAACGTCGAGGAGAAGCCCGGTGaccgcggcgcgctcggccgcaCCTCCGGCAACTACGTCACCGTTGTCGGCCACAACCCCGATGAGGGCAAGACCCGCATCAAGCTCCCGTCCGGCGCCAAGAAGGTCGTCAGCAGCAACGCTCGTGGCATGATTGGTATCGTCGCTGGTGGTGGCAGGACAGACAAGCCGCTCCTGA AGGCCTCGCGCGCCAAGCACAAGTTCGCTGTCAAGCGCAACCGCTGGCCCAAGACTCGTGGTGTTGCCATGAACCCGGTTGACCATCCTCACGGTGGT GGTAACCATCAACACATTGGTAAGGCGTCGACCATCTCGAGGTACGCCGCCCAGGGTCAGAAGGCGGGTCTCATCGCTGCGAGAAGGACGGGTCTGCTGCGTGGTACCCAGAAGACGAAGGAGTAA